The Spirosoma foliorum genome has a window encoding:
- a CDS encoding mandelate racemase/muconate lactonizing enzyme family protein, with the protein MTTSRRSFLTKSALASVFSANALASFGEGLETAVHNAPLSSAPSDLKITDIKCGYTRNGHSLFVKIHTNQGIWGCGEAVDASVGTYHLVKLMGERIKGKSPLNVNRLFEDVRKSGFFEGAQSGIYISVLSAIETALWDLTGKALGMPVYQLLGGKFRDKIRVYCDTGAYRETDTSAEAFGKSAKKAVDMGFTAVKYDIDERNDPNKYDAYNWTASQGELERMYNQIAGVRKAVGPKIDICVDMHGRYDVTTGRRVAKMMEPLNLLFLEEPIPAENPEAYRQIREASNTPICAGENHYLAHGFRKLLEIGAVDIIMPDLQKAGGLGEAQRIANLANLYYVPFAPHMVASYLGAMASSHVCASVPNFLILEWQIYFHEEPMFKEIVTFDGPMVEKGFIPLSNKPGIGVEINEEGMRKYAPKDVPFFV; encoded by the coding sequence ATGACAACATCTCGTCGTTCTTTTCTGACTAAAAGTGCTTTAGCCAGTGTTTTCAGTGCCAATGCCTTAGCCAGTTTCGGCGAAGGACTGGAAACGGCCGTTCATAATGCCCCTTTATCGTCGGCGCCATCCGATCTGAAAATCACAGATATTAAATGTGGCTACACCCGAAATGGCCATAGTCTGTTCGTTAAAATTCATACCAATCAGGGAATCTGGGGCTGTGGCGAAGCGGTCGATGCGTCGGTTGGAACGTATCATCTGGTGAAATTGATGGGTGAGCGAATTAAGGGTAAGAGTCCGCTCAATGTCAATCGCCTGTTTGAAGATGTTCGGAAATCTGGTTTCTTTGAAGGGGCCCAGTCCGGGATTTATATCTCTGTATTGTCGGCTATTGAAACGGCGCTTTGGGACTTAACTGGGAAAGCACTCGGCATGCCCGTTTATCAATTGCTGGGCGGCAAATTCCGGGACAAAATCCGCGTGTATTGCGATACCGGAGCCTATCGCGAGACCGACACCAGCGCTGAAGCTTTCGGGAAAAGCGCTAAGAAAGCCGTCGATATGGGTTTTACGGCCGTGAAATATGACATCGACGAACGGAACGACCCCAATAAATACGACGCTTACAACTGGACCGCCAGTCAGGGCGAACTGGAGCGGATGTACAACCAGATTGCCGGTGTCCGAAAAGCGGTTGGTCCTAAGATTGACATCTGTGTCGATATGCACGGTCGGTACGATGTCACAACGGGGCGTCGGGTGGCCAAGATGATGGAGCCATTGAATCTGTTGTTTCTGGAAGAACCGATTCCGGCCGAAAATCCGGAAGCATATCGGCAAATTCGGGAAGCGTCGAATACGCCCATCTGCGCCGGAGAAAACCATTATCTGGCCCACGGATTCCGTAAACTCCTCGAAATTGGCGCCGTCGACATCATCATGCCCGATTTGCAAAAAGCAGGCGGATTAGGAGAGGCCCAACGGATTGCCAACCTGGCCAATTTGTATTATGTGCCGTTTGCCCCGCACATGGTGGCTTCGTATCTGGGCGCTATGGCGTCGAGCCACGTCTGCGCATCGGTACCGAACTTCCTGATTCTGGAATGGCAGATTTATTTCCACGAGGAGCCGATGTTCAAGGAAATCGTCACATTCGACGGGCCTATGGTGGAAAAAGGATTCATTCCGTTATCCAACAAACCCGGTATCGGCGTCGAAATCAACGAAGAAGGCATGCGGAAATACGCTCCGAAAGACGTACCGTTTTTTGTGTAG
- a CDS encoding glycoside hydrolase family 2 protein: MLSTRLLSAALSLTLLGAGLAIAQTPVSNQPRTAPIMSRWEKQITPENAWREYPRPQMVRQQWQNLNGMWEYAITPKTTPQPTRYDGQILVPFCLESTVSKVNKSLTADQRLWYRRDVGVPKDWAGQRVLLHFGAVDYECSLWVNGGLVGSHTGGSDSFSFDITDFLKDGQNQLVLGVTDPTSTGEQPRGKQLMNPHGIWYTPVSGIWQTVWMEPVPKQTYIEEVKLTPELDSSRLRVDVLLDKPADNFTTAIRLTAMDGNQPVATALVRAGRTGWLNIKTPKLWSPDSPFLYTIKVELVTVTDPFGDTPRNKRTRQDAPIIAAFANATVTGNPVDVVTGYFAMRKISIGAGPVANQPVLLLNNKFVFQNGPLDQGWWPGGLLTPPSDEGMAFEIDFLKKSGFNMLRKHIKVEPDRYYYLCDKLGILVWQDMPSGFLEGQNEHPGDQSEPIRRSKGKEQFELELRRMMNRLHNHPSIVTWVVHNEGWGQYENKRLADWVKALDPSRTINASSGWNDVGAGDFYDIHTYEEEPKSPTPKSNRVVVIGEFGGIGWPVQGHLWNPEMRNWGYQTYQSADVVQKAYEKKYAKIVEYYKKQALSAAVYTQTTDVEGEVNGLLTYDREVIKIPVETLQKIHAPLFK, encoded by the coding sequence ATGCTTTCCACCCGACTCCTTTCCGCTGCGCTTAGCCTTACTCTGCTAGGGGCAGGATTGGCAATTGCCCAAACGCCTGTTTCGAATCAGCCGCGTACCGCTCCTATCATGAGCCGTTGGGAAAAACAAATTACGCCCGAAAATGCCTGGCGCGAGTACCCTCGTCCGCAAATGGTTCGTCAACAATGGCAGAACCTAAATGGTATGTGGGAATATGCCATCACGCCCAAAACGACACCGCAACCGACCCGCTACGACGGTCAGATTCTGGTTCCGTTCTGTCTGGAATCGACGGTATCAAAAGTCAACAAATCACTCACCGCCGACCAGCGTTTGTGGTATCGTCGGGACGTTGGTGTGCCGAAAGATTGGGCTGGTCAACGTGTACTCCTTCATTTCGGGGCTGTTGATTATGAATGCAGTCTGTGGGTAAATGGTGGCCTGGTTGGTTCACATACGGGCGGTTCAGATTCGTTTAGTTTCGACATTACCGATTTTCTGAAAGATGGCCAGAATCAACTGGTGTTGGGTGTAACCGATCCGACCTCAACCGGAGAGCAGCCTCGCGGAAAACAGCTGATGAATCCTCACGGCATCTGGTACACGCCGGTTTCGGGTATCTGGCAAACAGTCTGGATGGAACCTGTTCCGAAACAGACGTACATTGAGGAAGTGAAACTAACGCCAGAGCTGGATTCCAGCCGCCTTCGGGTGGATGTGTTGCTCGATAAACCTGCTGACAATTTCACCACAGCGATCCGTCTGACGGCGATGGATGGTAATCAGCCTGTTGCTACAGCACTCGTCAGGGCAGGTCGAACCGGTTGGCTGAACATCAAAACACCCAAACTCTGGTCACCGGATAGCCCGTTCCTGTACACTATAAAAGTTGAGTTGGTTACCGTAACTGACCCCTTCGGCGATACACCCCGCAACAAACGTACACGTCAGGATGCACCTATAATCGCTGCCTTTGCGAATGCAACGGTTACAGGTAACCCTGTCGATGTGGTGACGGGTTATTTCGCTATGCGTAAAATTTCGATCGGTGCTGGTCCAGTGGCCAATCAACCCGTGCTGTTATTGAACAATAAGTTTGTGTTTCAGAACGGCCCACTCGATCAGGGCTGGTGGCCCGGTGGTTTACTAACGCCACCATCTGACGAAGGCATGGCATTTGAAATTGATTTCCTCAAAAAGTCGGGTTTCAACATGCTTCGGAAGCACATCAAAGTTGAGCCAGACCGCTACTATTATCTCTGCGATAAGCTAGGCATACTGGTGTGGCAAGACATGCCATCGGGTTTTCTGGAAGGTCAGAATGAACATCCCGGCGATCAGTCGGAGCCAATCCGTCGATCGAAAGGGAAAGAGCAGTTTGAGCTGGAATTGCGCCGGATGATGAATCGCCTGCATAATCACCCCAGCATCGTAACCTGGGTTGTGCATAACGAAGGCTGGGGACAATATGAAAACAAACGGCTGGCCGACTGGGTAAAAGCGCTCGACCCAAGCCGAACGATCAACGCATCCAGCGGTTGGAATGATGTCGGCGCGGGCGATTTCTACGACATTCATACTTACGAAGAAGAGCCCAAGTCGCCAACGCCTAAATCAAATCGGGTGGTGGTGATCGGTGAATTTGGCGGTATTGGCTGGCCAGTTCAGGGCCATCTCTGGAATCCGGAAATGCGCAACTGGGGCTACCAGACCTATCAATCGGCCGATGTGGTGCAGAAAGCGTATGAAAAGAAATACGCCAAAATCGTTGAGTACTATAAGAAACAGGCGTTATCGGCAGCAGTTTACACCCAAACAACGGACGTAGAAGGCGAAGTAAACGGACTGTTGACCTACGATCGGGAAGTGATCAAGATTCCCGTTGAAACGTTACAGAAAATTCACGCGCCGTTGTTTAAGTAA
- a CDS encoding RraA family protein, protein MKQVFVLAIGLLMTGLTSVSVAQQISKEELIFLTPDWKGERFPDGRPKVPDAILKRMKLVTHEEAWAVMKGEKYRYQFAGDWQTINPDSVLVGRALTATFMPGRPDVHRVTDEKGHTKDGRVKSQNAWPIDMLVKGDVYVVDQFGMHEDGPTIGDNLGNSIYAKTGNGIVYEGAVRDVAGLKEIGGFTSYFRSYHPSHHNPEGDLNTTLVGINRPTRIGKVMVMPGDVVLGRNGGVAFIPPHLAEKVVKTSEIIRLRDMFGHLRLREQKYTPGQIDSRWSDEIEKDFSKWLNDHVSELPVPKEQIQDYLKTRTW, encoded by the coding sequence ATGAAACAGGTATTTGTACTGGCGATTGGGCTGTTGATGACCGGGCTGACTTCGGTATCGGTTGCACAACAGATTTCTAAAGAAGAACTGATCTTTCTGACGCCCGACTGGAAAGGCGAACGCTTCCCCGACGGACGCCCAAAAGTGCCAGATGCTATTCTGAAACGCATGAAGCTGGTGACGCACGAAGAAGCCTGGGCTGTTATGAAAGGCGAAAAATACCGGTATCAGTTCGCGGGTGATTGGCAAACGATCAATCCGGATAGCGTACTGGTGGGCCGGGCACTCACGGCTACTTTTATGCCCGGTCGGCCGGATGTGCATCGGGTGACGGATGAAAAAGGACACACCAAAGATGGTCGTGTGAAATCGCAGAATGCCTGGCCAATTGACATGCTTGTCAAGGGTGATGTGTATGTGGTTGACCAGTTTGGGATGCACGAAGATGGCCCAACCATCGGCGACAATCTGGGTAATTCAATTTATGCCAAAACAGGTAATGGTATCGTTTACGAAGGTGCTGTTCGGGATGTGGCCGGGTTGAAAGAAATTGGTGGATTTACGTCTTATTTCAGAAGTTATCACCCCTCGCACCACAATCCCGAAGGTGATTTGAATACCACATTGGTAGGCATCAATCGCCCAACCCGCATCGGTAAAGTGATGGTTATGCCAGGAGATGTCGTGCTCGGTCGTAATGGGGGTGTTGCGTTTATTCCGCCCCATCTGGCCGAGAAAGTGGTGAAAACGTCAGAGATTATCCGGTTACGCGACATGTTCGGCCATCTGCGACTGCGCGAACAGAAATACACACCGGGTCAGATTGATTCGCGCTGGTCGGATGAGATCGAAAAGGATTTCTCGAAATGGCTCAACGACCACGTGAGCGAACTCCCCGTCCCGAAAGAGCAAATTCAGGATTATTTGAAAACCCGTACCTGGTAA
- a CDS encoding BlaI/MecI/CopY family transcriptional regulator: protein MQIRELTKAEEEIMRVLWQLKKAFVKDVLAELPEPKPAYNTVSTIIRILEKKELVGYTAYGKTHEYYPLITEEEYRRFQTEQLMANYFDNSLKKLVSFFVKDKNISLTEADEIIKLLNKQKDQ, encoded by the coding sequence ATGCAGATACGCGAATTAACCAAAGCTGAAGAAGAGATTATGCGGGTTCTTTGGCAGCTAAAAAAGGCCTTCGTTAAAGATGTGCTGGCCGAATTACCCGAGCCGAAACCCGCCTATAATACCGTCTCTACGATTATCCGTATTCTGGAGAAAAAGGAATTGGTTGGCTACACGGCTTATGGTAAAACGCATGAGTACTATCCGCTCATCACCGAAGAGGAATATCGGCGCTTTCAGACGGAGCAATTGATGGCAAACTACTTCGATAATTCGCTCAAAAAGCTGGTGTCGTTTTTCGTAAAAGACAAGAACATCAGCCTCACCGAAGCCGACGAGATTATCAAACTCCTAAACAAACAGAAAGATCAATGA
- a CDS encoding alpha/beta hydrolase family protein has translation MKNRIYLFQRWQLIACVLVGLAIRNANAQAPNLQKMTSEERTAYMNKMRAASQEDWQKMMDKLNLKLPTLPPPADDPKRPQHLKPKEGTNNWYDEAGNNHGRSGWGNWTNYEEAKANDYILPDPLKLKNGKPVKDATTWWKQRRPEILNDYLTEIYGKTPTNTPKVTFVPSGIDSTVLNGKALRKMITGNVDNARYPTVTPSIPVTYYRPVNASGKIPLMVIVWGAFPQPVANIEKLIDAGWAVALVNTGAIQADNGAGLHEGIIGLMNGGKDRQPDEWGVLAAWSWGLSRVLDYFEKDNTINAKQIGIQGHSRWGKTALLAGALDQRWAIVFASCSGSLGASLEKRSWGETIDNVASSGEYHWMAGNFLKYGGNWAAMPVDAHELMTLIAPRPLFITGGTKDSWADPKGEFLACVGASPVYELLGKKGVGTTTMPAPDVSLIDGELAFRNHEGGHVDSLDWPVFLEFAKREFSKK, from the coding sequence ATGAAAAACCGTATCTATTTATTCCAACGTTGGCAGTTAATAGCCTGTGTACTTGTCGGTTTGGCTATCCGAAATGCCAATGCTCAAGCCCCCAATCTCCAGAAAATGACGTCGGAGGAGCGGACGGCTTATATGAATAAAATGCGGGCCGCGAGTCAGGAAGATTGGCAGAAGATGATGGACAAGCTCAATCTGAAACTACCCACTTTGCCACCACCTGCCGACGATCCTAAACGCCCCCAACATCTGAAGCCGAAAGAAGGCACAAACAACTGGTACGACGAAGCCGGTAACAACCATGGTCGGTCGGGTTGGGGTAACTGGACGAATTATGAGGAGGCTAAGGCAAATGACTACATACTACCAGATCCGCTAAAGCTGAAAAATGGCAAACCCGTAAAAGATGCTACTACTTGGTGGAAGCAGCGCAGGCCCGAAATTCTGAACGATTACCTGACGGAGATTTACGGAAAAACACCAACCAATACACCAAAGGTGACGTTTGTACCTTCTGGCATCGACAGTACGGTTCTGAACGGGAAAGCACTCCGGAAAATGATCACGGGCAATGTCGATAATGCCCGATACCCGACCGTCACACCGAGTATTCCGGTTACCTATTATCGTCCGGTCAATGCATCCGGCAAGATCCCGCTGATGGTCATCGTTTGGGGGGCGTTTCCACAACCTGTGGCAAACATCGAAAAACTGATTGATGCAGGTTGGGCCGTTGCGTTAGTGAATACGGGTGCTATTCAGGCAGACAACGGAGCAGGCTTGCATGAAGGAATCATCGGCCTGATGAACGGAGGCAAAGACCGCCAACCCGACGAATGGGGCGTATTAGCTGCCTGGAGTTGGGGATTGAGCCGCGTTCTTGATTATTTTGAAAAAGATAACACGATCAATGCCAAACAGATTGGTATTCAGGGACATTCGCGCTGGGGTAAAACGGCACTGCTGGCCGGCGCACTGGATCAACGCTGGGCTATCGTTTTCGCAAGTTGCTCTGGTTCATTGGGTGCGTCTTTGGAAAAGCGTAGCTGGGGGGAAACGATTGACAACGTAGCCAGTTCGGGCGAATACCACTGGATGGCGGGCAACTTCCTGAAATATGGCGGAAACTGGGCCGCCATGCCAGTTGATGCGCACGAGTTGATGACGCTCATTGCCCCCCGACCCTTATTTATTACAGGCGGCACGAAAGACAGTTGGGCCGATCCCAAAGGCGAATTTCTAGCCTGCGTCGGTGCCAGTCCGGTTTATGAATTACTCGGCAAAAAAGGTGTAGGAACGACTACGATGCCCGCCCCCGATGTGTCGCTAATTGATGGCGAACTGGCTTTCCGAAATCACGAAGGAGGCCACGTCGATTCGCTCGATTGGCCGGTGTTTCTGGAATTTGCGAAGCGTGAATTTTCTAAAAAATAA
- a CDS encoding family 43 glycosylhydrolase, giving the protein MPLYKDSSGTDHWGIGIARSTDLTNWAKVGEITPVADYEKKGLCAPGALVRDGKVHLFYQTYGNGRNDAICHAVSTDGIHFDRNPTNPIFHPAISDWSCGRAIDAEVIKFKDQYFLYFATRDPAYKIQQLGVATAPANTNFNREEWQQVDNKGPILKPELPWEGECIEGASVVERNGQLYMFYAGAYNNWPQQIGVARSTDGIHWERVQSEPFLKNGAPGTWNSSESGHPHIFANTNGKTYLFYQGNNDKGKSWFLSNVLVGWTNLGPTLTK; this is encoded by the coding sequence GTGCCACTCTACAAAGATTCGAGCGGAACAGATCATTGGGGTATTGGTATTGCGCGCAGTACTGATCTGACTAACTGGGCGAAAGTGGGTGAGATTACGCCCGTTGCAGATTATGAGAAAAAGGGCTTGTGTGCTCCGGGAGCGCTCGTTCGGGATGGAAAAGTACATCTGTTTTACCAAACCTATGGAAACGGACGTAACGATGCGATTTGTCACGCGGTTTCGACCGATGGCATTCATTTCGACCGAAATCCAACTAACCCAATTTTCCACCCGGCCATCAGTGATTGGTCGTGCGGGCGAGCCATCGACGCCGAAGTTATCAAGTTCAAAGACCAGTATTTTTTGTACTTCGCAACCCGTGATCCAGCGTATAAAATTCAGCAACTGGGTGTGGCTACAGCGCCCGCCAATACGAACTTCAATCGGGAAGAATGGCAGCAAGTAGATAATAAAGGTCCAATTCTAAAACCGGAACTACCCTGGGAAGGCGAATGCATTGAAGGCGCTTCGGTCGTTGAGCGCAATGGGCAGCTCTACATGTTTTATGCCGGAGCGTACAACAACTGGCCTCAGCAAATCGGTGTTGCCCGAAGCACAGATGGTATTCATTGGGAACGAGTTCAATCTGAGCCATTCCTTAAAAACGGTGCCCCCGGAACCTGGAATTCCAGCGAATCGGGCCACCCGCACATTTTTGCCAATACTAACGGGAAGACGTATCTATTCTACCAGGGGAACAACGACAAAGGTAAAAGCTGGTTCTTATCCAATGTGCTCGTCGGCTGGACGAATTTGGGGCCTACGTTAACAAAGTGA
- a CDS encoding glutaminase family protein, which yields MRKNPISHISFLLFFALSIGQTHAQTLRPPAYPLITHDPYFSVWSMTDKLTDSPTRHWTGKPQSLEGIIRVDGKAYQFLGAVPTTYEPILASGEVQAYAAQYTMTKPSAGWEKSDFTASGWKSGQGPFGDTPEAKTKWTNSDNAGMKDGIYYRREFTYDGKSDPSKFLLSISHDDDVVVYLNGTKILDKPDYTNEYILLPFPEAGQKALQKGKNVLAVHCVSPRGGSFIDIGIVNPIKSSTMETATQTGVTVSATQTNYEFTAGPVNLALTFLSPLLLDEVDVAARPITYVTFEVRSADRKSHAVQVYLSESGTLATNTIGQEVVLKAGQAPGLIYQTVGTQAQSVLAKKGDNVRIDWGYAYLATPQEKGNQTGNGMAPGLKHAFLTTGQLPTDNKASVPANKPRAAVDVAVASVLDFGNVTKATEKHLMLGYDDLYSVQYFKQNLRPWWNRTGKVTMPALLQVAEKDYNRLREKCTKFDSKLRSDARKAGGTDYADLCVLAYRQAIAAHKIVAGPKGETLFLSKENFSNGSIGTVDVTYPSAPLFLLYNPTLLKGMMEPIFYYSESGNWKKPFAAHDVGTYPLANGQTYGEDMPVEECGNMLLLAGAITGAEGNANYAKQHWKTLTTWVEYLKKDGFDPANQLCTDDFAGHIARNANLSVKAILGIAAYGQMAAQLGDKATSESYLKTAREMATKWQQLALDKTASQLPHYDLTFENQSDTWSQKYNLVWDKLLDMNVFPKEIPQTEIAYYLTKQKTYGLPLDSRKTYTKSDWIMWTATLAKSDRDFEAFIKPVWKYVNETPTRVPLSDWHETTNAKQVGFQARSVVGGYFIKMLEGKLSK from the coding sequence ATGCGCAAAAATCCCATTTCCCACATTTCATTTTTACTCTTCTTTGCTCTGTCAATCGGGCAAACACATGCCCAGACACTACGCCCACCAGCTTATCCGCTAATTACGCACGACCCTTATTTTAGTGTCTGGAGTATGACCGATAAGCTTACCGATTCGCCAACGCGCCACTGGACGGGCAAGCCACAGTCGTTGGAGGGAATTATACGCGTCGATGGAAAAGCGTATCAGTTTCTGGGCGCTGTTCCAACCACTTACGAACCCATTTTAGCAAGCGGTGAAGTACAGGCTTATGCTGCCCAATACACGATGACCAAACCCAGTGCGGGTTGGGAGAAATCAGACTTTACTGCCAGTGGCTGGAAATCGGGACAGGGGCCTTTTGGCGATACGCCCGAGGCTAAAACAAAATGGACCAATAGCGACAATGCCGGTATGAAAGATGGCATTTATTACCGTCGTGAATTTACCTACGATGGCAAATCCGACCCGTCGAAATTCCTGCTCTCCATCAGTCATGATGACGACGTAGTTGTTTATCTGAACGGCACCAAGATTCTGGATAAGCCTGATTACACCAATGAATATATTCTTTTGCCCTTCCCTGAAGCGGGTCAGAAAGCGTTGCAGAAGGGCAAAAATGTATTGGCCGTACATTGCGTAAGCCCTCGGGGTGGTTCGTTTATCGACATTGGCATTGTTAATCCGATCAAGTCATCAACGATGGAAACCGCTACGCAAACGGGCGTAACGGTATCGGCGACGCAAACCAACTACGAGTTTACCGCTGGCCCCGTAAATCTAGCCCTTACGTTTCTGTCGCCTTTATTGCTGGATGAAGTGGACGTAGCTGCCCGACCAATCACCTACGTAACGTTTGAGGTTCGCTCGGCAGATCGGAAGTCACATGCGGTGCAGGTTTATCTGAGTGAGTCAGGTACACTGGCCACTAACACAATCGGGCAGGAGGTTGTGCTGAAAGCTGGGCAGGCTCCCGGCCTCATTTATCAAACCGTTGGCACTCAGGCACAATCCGTTCTCGCCAAGAAAGGCGACAATGTGCGAATCGACTGGGGCTATGCGTATCTGGCCACTCCGCAGGAAAAGGGTAACCAGACCGGCAATGGCATGGCACCGGGCCTGAAACACGCGTTTTTAACAACGGGACAACTCCCTACCGATAACAAAGCATCTGTTCCGGCCAACAAACCTCGGGCCGCCGTCGATGTAGCCGTTGCCAGTGTTCTCGATTTTGGCAACGTAACGAAAGCCACCGAAAAGCACCTGATGCTGGGTTACGATGACTTGTATTCGGTACAGTATTTTAAGCAAAATCTGCGCCCCTGGTGGAATCGGACGGGGAAAGTAACCATGCCTGCACTACTCCAGGTAGCTGAGAAAGATTACAACCGACTCCGGGAAAAATGCACCAAATTCGATAGCAAACTTCGTTCCGACGCCCGCAAAGCTGGCGGTACCGATTACGCTGATTTATGCGTACTGGCTTATCGTCAGGCTATTGCCGCCCACAAGATTGTGGCGGGCCCCAAAGGTGAAACGCTTTTCTTGTCGAAGGAAAATTTCTCCAACGGCTCTATTGGTACGGTTGACGTGACGTATCCATCGGCCCCGCTCTTTCTACTTTATAATCCAACCTTGCTGAAGGGTATGATGGAGCCTATTTTCTATTATTCCGAAAGCGGTAATTGGAAAAAGCCGTTTGCCGCTCACGATGTAGGAACGTACCCACTCGCTAACGGTCAGACCTATGGCGAAGATATGCCGGTAGAAGAATGTGGGAATATGCTCCTGCTAGCTGGCGCTATTACCGGAGCCGAAGGGAACGCCAATTATGCCAAACAACACTGGAAAACCCTGACGACCTGGGTTGAATACCTCAAGAAAGATGGCTTCGACCCGGCTAATCAGCTCTGCACCGACGACTTTGCCGGACATATTGCCCGAAACGCCAACCTGTCGGTCAAGGCTATTTTGGGTATTGCGGCCTATGGACAGATGGCGGCTCAACTGGGTGACAAAGCAACCTCAGAAAGTTACCTGAAAACGGCACGGGAAATGGCGACAAAATGGCAACAACTCGCTCTCGACAAAACGGCGTCGCAACTGCCGCATTACGACCTGACATTCGAGAACCAATCTGACACCTGGAGCCAGAAATACAATCTGGTTTGGGATAAGCTGCTGGACATGAACGTATTTCCAAAGGAGATTCCGCAAACCGAAATCGCCTATTACCTGACCAAGCAAAAGACCTACGGACTCCCTTTAGATAGCCGAAAAACCTACACCAAGTCGGACTGGATCATGTGGACGGCTACGCTCGCTAAATCAGACCGCGATTTCGAGGCATTTATCAAGCCCGTCTGGAAATACGTCAACGAAACACCTACACGGGTTCCGCTCTCCGATTGGCACGAGACAACCAATGCCAAACAGGTTGGTTTTCAGGCTCGTTCGGTGGTAGGCGGCTATTTCATCAAAATGCTCGAAGGGAAATTGAGCAAGTAA
- a CDS encoding MFS transporter: protein MGSAPTSSNYRWIIVGLLFFATTINYLDRQVMSLLKPILEKEFNWTETDYGDIVTVFTFFYGASTLLAGYIIDRIGTKIGYIGAILVWSFAAMGHALAGGTSGFMIARGLLGIGEAGNFPASIKTVAEWFPQKERALAVGIFNSGANIGAVVAPAIVPPLALLAGWQMTFIATGALGFLWIVAWWFYYEVPARHKRVSAAELAHITGESPVEPSVAGDAAATDLLTDTPTHYPIFANKAIWGFMSGKLLTDPIWWFFLFWLPSYLSNIYHLDLKKLGAPLIVIYLAATIGSVGGGWLSSTLIEKGWHPTRARQWAMALFAICITPVMAISQMGSMWPVIAILSLAVAAHQAWSANIFTVAADQFPKQVLSRVVGLGTMAGTLGGAVFPLLVGRILDHYKALGSLSDGYYVIFYIAGFAYLVAWTMLYIFVFSRVKAKV, encoded by the coding sequence ATGGGCAGTGCGCCCACCTCAAGCAATTATCGCTGGATAATTGTCGGGCTTCTCTTTTTTGCAACGACCATCAACTACCTCGACCGGCAGGTGATGAGTCTGTTGAAGCCAATTCTGGAAAAAGAGTTTAACTGGACCGAAACCGACTATGGCGATATCGTAACCGTTTTTACTTTTTTCTACGGAGCCAGTACCTTGTTGGCGGGCTATATCATCGACCGGATTGGTACTAAAATTGGCTATATAGGCGCTATTCTGGTATGGAGTTTTGCGGCAATGGGCCATGCGCTGGCCGGTGGTACATCTGGGTTCATGATTGCCCGTGGACTGTTAGGCATTGGCGAAGCGGGTAACTTTCCGGCTTCTATTAAAACTGTAGCCGAGTGGTTTCCGCAAAAAGAGCGAGCGTTAGCCGTTGGGATTTTCAACTCTGGAGCTAACATTGGTGCCGTAGTAGCCCCCGCTATTGTACCGCCTTTGGCGCTTCTGGCCGGATGGCAAATGACTTTTATCGCAACGGGGGCCCTCGGTTTTCTCTGGATTGTGGCCTGGTGGTTTTACTATGAGGTCCCTGCGCGGCATAAACGGGTTAGCGCGGCCGAACTGGCTCACATTACCGGCGAATCTCCTGTTGAACCATCGGTGGCTGGTGATGCCGCTGCAACTGACCTTCTCACCGATACTCCAACTCACTATCCAATCTTCGCCAATAAAGCGATCTGGGGTTTTATGAGTGGCAAACTTTTAACCGACCCTATCTGGTGGTTTTTCCTGTTCTGGTTACCATCCTATCTGTCGAATATTTATCACCTTGATTTGAAAAAATTAGGTGCTCCACTAATCGTCATTTATCTGGCAGCTACCATTGGTAGCGTTGGGGGCGGTTGGCTGTCGTCTACCCTTATTGAAAAAGGTTGGCATCCCACACGGGCGCGGCAGTGGGCGATGGCCTTATTTGCCATCTGCATCACACCCGTGATGGCCATTAGCCAAATGGGCAGCATGTGGCCAGTTATTGCGATTTTGTCACTGGCTGTAGCGGCTCACCAGGCCTGGTCGGCTAATATTTTCACCGTAGCTGCCGATCAATTCCCGAAGCAGGTTTTGAGCCGGGTGGTTGGTTTAGGAACGATGGCCGGTACGCTGGGCGGTGCTGTTTTTCCGCTACTCGTCGGGCGGATTCTGGATCATTACAAAGCGTTGGGAAGCCTGTCGGATGGCTATTATGTCATTTTTTACATCGCTGGCTTTGCCTATTTAGTCGCCTGGACGATGCTCTATATTTTCGTTTTCAGCCGGGTAAAAGCTAAGGTGTAA